A single window of Liolophura sinensis isolate JHLJ2023 chromosome 6, CUHK_Ljap_v2, whole genome shotgun sequence DNA harbors:
- the LOC135468947 gene encoding leucine-rich repeat protein 1-like gives MRLTCDVDVVNRLLPSHNLKKSGRSCHSQLSIGKKTGIQNKDGTVYLMICTVKDRNGTKFALRDNVEQIFGRFICEGKATIRIKDPPKDLCLSKGDPLQLKSFLNLVKVGAQGKDLGKVTLSSLSIPSAKKVEKPKTKLVILNRRDYPMTTNFPSSLEQLQVSKCSVKRVDSRILQLKHLQVLNLSENCLKELPDLMENLKNLRELNLSVNQLSHFPMVLCKPKLAEALSVLDISHNELTVLPPHLCLLRHLVHLKLDHNKLITLPVTIGRLSQLKFLTASHNELQCLPASFLRLQLESLDMFCNPFSAEEQTPSQDNVEFPTLMEITARAIKAKRLLYDEESLHGHLCQYLDSARTCWCGGYCFQCATRYVQKMDMCRISPNVTSVDLFGRKEAPVESYLCSQKCLQRFRSNPYAYWRK, from the exons ATGAGGTTGACGTGTGATGTGGATGTTGTAAATCGACTGCTCCCCTCTCATAATCTGAAGAAATCCGGCCGCAGTTGTCATTCTCAGCTGTCCATTGGGAAGAAAACAGGCATCCAGAATAAGGATGGAACTGTGTATTTGATGATATGCACTGTTAAAGACAGAAATGGTACAAAATTTGCG ttGCGAGATAATGTGGAGCAGATTTTTGGCCGATTTATTTGTGAAGGAAAAGCTACAATAAGAATAAAAGATCCTCCGAAGGATCTCTGTCTTTCAAAG GGGGACCCTCTCCAGCTGAAAAGTTTCCTAAACCTGGTGAAAGTTGGAGCCCAGGGAAAAGATTTGGGTAAAGTCACATTATCTAGTCTGTCCATTCCCTCTGCAAAAAAGGTTGAGAAGCCCAAAACCAAACTTGTGATTCTGAACAGAAGGGACTATCCCATGACAACAAACTTTCCATCTTCACTGGAGCAACTGCAGGTGTCAAAGTGCAGTGTAAAAAGAGTGGACTCGAGGATTCTTCAACTGAAACATCTCCAGGTATTGAATTTGTCAGAGAACTGTTTGAAGGAGCTACCTGATTTgatggaaaatttaaaaaatttgcgGGAGCTTAACCTTAGTGTGAACCAGTTGTCACACTTCCCTATGGTTTTGTGCAAGCCTAAATTGGCAGAGGCTTTATCTGTGCTAGATATCAGTCACAATGAACTGACGGTTCTTCCTCCTCATCTCTGTCTTCTTCGCCACTTGGTTCATCTGAAACTGGACCACAATAAGCTCATCACTCTGCCAGTGACAATAGGGCGGCTCAGTCAGCTCAAGTTTTTAACGGCGTCACACAATGAACTCCAGTGCTTACCTGCCAGTTTTCTTCGCCTTCAGCTGGAGAGCCTGGATATGTTTTGTAATCCGTTCAGTGCCGAGGAACAAACACCTTCACAGGATAACGTGGAGTTTCCTACCCTGATGGAAATCACTGCCAGAGCTATCAAAGCTAAAAG GTTGCTATATGATGAGGAGAGCCTTCACGGCCACTTGTGTCAGTATTTAGACTCGGCCCGCACGTGCTGGTGTGGAGGCTACTGTTTTCAGTGTGCTACCCGCTATGTTCAGAAGATGGACATGTGTCGAATCTCCCCTAATGTCACATCAGTGGATTTATTTGGCAGAAAGGAGGCACCTGTGGAGTCCTACCTTTGCTCACAGAAGTGCTTACAGAG